The Sediminispirochaeta smaragdinae DSM 11293 genome has a segment encoding these proteins:
- a CDS encoding ABC transporter permease, whose amino-acid sequence MIEGILHEGLIYGIVALGVFITFRILDFPDLTVDGTFPFGAAIAASSIMAGAPVPVAMLLALGGGVLAGLTTAVIHNKLKVPNLLAGILTMTMLYSINIRVLGGKANVPLLHVTTAFSWVKNLSDRIGIGREYGILLFLLLVVVACIVLLDLFFHTDMGLAMGAMGDNPQMVISQGVNPEAMKMIGVGLSNGLVGVAGGLSAQFQGFADVNLGQGIVVSGLASVMIGEFLISSNKIGPLLIRVVLGSIVFKGLMYLGRYYGYYINLTPNDLKLITGLLIILSLLLSKLKHKRRRRKSA is encoded by the coding sequence GTGATTGAGGGTATATTACATGAGGGCCTGATCTACGGTATCGTCGCCTTAGGGGTGTTCATCACCTTTCGAATTCTTGATTTTCCGGATCTTACCGTCGACGGAACCTTTCCCTTTGGGGCAGCAATCGCTGCCTCTTCGATTATGGCGGGAGCTCCGGTTCCTGTTGCTATGCTCTTGGCTCTCGGCGGGGGAGTGCTTGCTGGACTCACAACGGCCGTTATTCACAACAAACTGAAGGTTCCCAATTTACTTGCTGGAATTCTGACGATGACGATGCTCTATTCGATAAATATCAGGGTACTTGGTGGAAAGGCAAATGTGCCGCTTCTTCACGTTACCACGGCCTTTTCTTGGGTAAAAAATTTGAGCGACCGCATAGGCATTGGACGGGAATATGGTATACTTCTTTTCTTGCTCCTTGTTGTAGTGGCTTGTATTGTCCTTCTTGATCTTTTTTTTCATACGGATATGGGCCTTGCCATGGGCGCCATGGGAGATAATCCCCAAATGGTGATAAGCCAGGGAGTCAATCCTGAGGCGATGAAGATGATTGGAGTGGGACTTTCCAATGGACTGGTTGGTGTCGCCGGTGGCCTTTCGGCCCAGTTCCAAGGCTTTGCAGATGTGAACCTTGGACAGGGTATTGTCGTCTCCGGCCTCGCGTCTGTCATGATTGGAGAGTTCCTCATCAGTTCCAACAAGATAGGTCCGTTACTTATTCGAGTGGTGTTGGGGTCTATTGTGTTTAAAGGCCTGATGTACCTTGGACGATATTACGGCTACTACATCAATCTGACACCAAATGATTTAAAATTGATTACAGGACTTTTGATCATTCTTTCACTGCTCCTTTCCAAGTTGAAACATAAAAGGCGAAGGAGGAAAAGCGCATGA
- a CDS encoding glutamate synthase subunit beta yields the protein MGELLGFLKYQRQIGGYRDVNERVRDYHEVMKNLEYGRLRQQAARCMDCGTPFCHALGCPLGNIIPEFNDMVYRGLWREAYDRLELTNNFPEVTGRICPATCESSCTLSINDAPVTIRAIELAIIEMAFENGWVLPQPPRHESGKKVAVVGSGPSGLAAAQQLRRMGHKVTVYEQSSKPGGLLRYGIPEFKLEKRIIDRRLEILQKEGIEFETGVTVGVDISARYLKRKHDAVVLALGSREPRKLPVPGIDNEGIYFALDYLTSVTKHLHGEISDRELISAKGKKVLVIGGGDTGADCVGTANRQGAEKVYQFEIMPKPREWHESWNPQWPDYPRILRTSSSHEEGSDRRWSIKTKQLYGMAGVNVEKGIFCDLDDQLKEVPGTEFTLELDMVLIAAGFVHVEHSRLIKDFAIGLDKQGNIAVDDGLATNTEGIFAAGDAVQGASLVVKAIDMGRRVSDVVDRYLC from the coding sequence ATGGGAGAATTACTTGGATTTCTAAAATATCAACGCCAAATAGGCGGTTATCGGGATGTGAACGAGCGAGTTCGGGATTATCACGAGGTGATGAAAAATCTCGAATATGGAAGGTTGAGGCAACAAGCTGCCCGCTGTATGGACTGCGGCACCCCCTTTTGCCATGCTCTGGGCTGTCCCCTCGGAAATATCATCCCTGAGTTTAACGACATGGTCTATCGTGGGCTATGGCGCGAGGCCTATGACCGCCTCGAGCTTACCAATAACTTCCCTGAGGTTACTGGCAGAATTTGTCCCGCAACCTGCGAAAGTTCCTGTACGCTTTCTATTAATGATGCCCCGGTTACCATCCGTGCCATCGAGCTTGCGATTATCGAGATGGCCTTTGAAAATGGCTGGGTTCTCCCACAACCGCCACGACATGAAAGCGGTAAAAAGGTTGCGGTCGTTGGATCCGGTCCTTCCGGCTTGGCCGCCGCCCAGCAGCTGCGAAGGATGGGGCACAAGGTCACTGTTTATGAACAATCCTCGAAACCTGGCGGTCTTTTACGCTACGGCATTCCCGAGTTTAAGCTTGAGAAGCGTATCATCGATCGAAGACTCGAGATCCTTCAAAAAGAGGGTATTGAGTTCGAGACCGGGGTGACGGTGGGAGTCGATATTTCGGCTCGGTATCTAAAACGAAAACATGATGCGGTTGTTCTTGCCCTTGGCTCAAGGGAGCCTCGAAAGCTTCCGGTCCCCGGCATCGATAACGAAGGGATCTACTTTGCCCTCGACTATCTTACCAGCGTGACGAAGCACCTTCACGGAGAAATAAGCGACAGGGAACTGATCTCCGCAAAGGGCAAAAAGGTGCTTGTCATCGGAGGCGGTGATACCGGAGCTGACTGTGTTGGAACCGCCAACCGTCAAGGCGCAGAGAAGGTATATCAGTTTGAGATTATGCCCAAACCAAGGGAATGGCACGAATCCTGGAACCCCCAGTGGCCCGACTATCCCAGAATCCTTCGCACCTCTTCAAGCCATGAAGAGGGAAGCGACAGGCGATGGAGTATCAAGACAAAACAACTGTATGGAATGGCAGGAGTGAATGTCGAGAAGGGGATCTTCTGCGATTTGGATGATCAGTTAAAAGAAGTGCCGGGTACCGAGTTCACCTTGGAGCTCGACATGGTGCTCATTGCCGCAGGGTTTGTCCATGTTGAACATTCTCGTCTTATCAAGGATTTTGCCATCGGACTTGATAAACAGGGGAATATAGCGGTTGATGATGGTCTGGCCACCAATACCGAAGGCATTTTTGCCGCCGGTGATGCGGTGCAGGGGGCGAGTCTTGTGGTAAAAGCGATCGATATGGGGCGCAGAGTCTCCGACGTTGTTGATCGCTACCTTTGTTAG
- a CDS encoding ABC transporter ATP-binding protein, whose amino-acid sequence MIDLASVTKVFNEGTVNETTAVRNLNLTVREGDFVTVIGSNGAGKSTLLNLIAGSYAPSSGTISVNGKEVTKVPEYRRARYIGRIFQNPLLGTAGNMSLEDNMMISYRKGFKGLKISLNQKMRELFRRELKALDMGLEDRLENNVSLLSGGQRQALTLLMMVISKPSLILLDEHTAALDPRNAAKVLELTKRFITEYGLTAIMITHNMEYAIRYGNRLLMMDGGEIIFDIDGREKSSLTVDRLVVKFHELRNHDLASDRVLLS is encoded by the coding sequence ATGATCGATCTTGCGTCGGTGACGAAAGTTTTCAATGAAGGAACGGTAAATGAAACGACGGCGGTCAGAAACCTCAACCTTACCGTACGGGAAGGGGATTTTGTTACCGTCATTGGATCAAACGGTGCGGGGAAATCTACCCTCCTAAACCTTATTGCCGGAAGCTATGCCCCAAGCAGTGGAACTATTTCCGTAAACGGAAAAGAGGTAACAAAGGTTCCGGAGTATCGGCGGGCACGCTATATCGGCAGAATCTTCCAGAATCCCCTTTTGGGTACTGCAGGGAATATGAGCCTGGAAGATAATATGATGATCAGTTACCGTAAAGGCTTTAAGGGCTTAAAGATCAGCCTAAACCAAAAGATGCGAGAGCTTTTTCGCCGAGAGCTTAAAGCTCTTGATATGGGGCTTGAAGATCGCCTGGAAAATAACGTGAGTCTCTTGTCGGGCGGGCAGCGCCAGGCCTTAACACTCTTAATGATGGTCATCAGCAAGCCCTCTTTGATCCTTCTTGACGAGCATACCGCTGCTCTCGATCCCCGGAACGCGGCAAAGGTGCTGGAGCTTACCAAACGGTTTATTACCGAATATGGACTTACGGCCATCATGATCACCCATAATATGGAATATGCTATCCGCTACGGAAACAGACTGCTCATGATGGACGGGGGCGAGATTATTTTTGATATAGACGGTAGAGAAAAAAGCAGTCTGACCGTGGATCGACTGGTGGTAAAATTTCATGAATTGCGTAATCATGATCTTGCCAGTGATAGGGTACTTTTATCCTGA
- a CDS encoding serine-tRNA(Ala) deacylase AlaX, which translates to MAVEKLFWSDPYLTEADATVTEIDGSKVTLDRSIFFAFSGGQESDYGTIGGLSVHDACIDGKEIIYTLEMIPSFKKGDSVIIRIDWERRYTLMRLHMAAEIVLVLVMKMFPGIEKIGAHISEKKSRLDFVADSALRQTLPEIEKQALALVAEDVPIISDFSDKTAARRFWRIAGFGSLPCGGTHLKRTGEIGPLQLGRKNIGKGKERIEIELSAS; encoded by the coding sequence ATGGCCGTTGAGAAGCTTTTCTGGAGTGATCCTTACCTTACCGAGGCCGATGCGACGGTTACCGAAATTGACGGGTCGAAGGTGACCCTTGACCGAAGCATCTTTTTTGCCTTTTCTGGGGGACAGGAGAGTGACTACGGCACGATAGGCGGACTCTCGGTTCATGATGCATGCATAGATGGAAAAGAGATTATCTATACTCTTGAAATGATTCCCTCTTTTAAAAAAGGAGATTCCGTTATCATCCGTATCGATTGGGAACGTAGATATACGCTGATGCGTCTGCATATGGCAGCGGAGATTGTGCTAGTACTTGTTATGAAGATGTTTCCGGGAATCGAAAAAATCGGAGCGCATATAAGTGAAAAAAAAAGCCGGCTTGACTTTGTTGCCGATAGTGCTCTCCGTCAGACGCTGCCCGAGATTGAGAAGCAGGCTTTAGCCCTTGTAGCAGAAGATGTTCCCATTATTAGTGACTTCTCGGATAAAACGGCGGCCAGGCGCTTTTGGCGTATAGCCGGCTTCGGCTCTCTTCCCTGCGGCGGAACCCATCTCAAACGGACAGGAGAGATCGGTCCGTTGCAACTCGGCCGCAAAAATATCGGTAAGGGTAAGGAACGAATCGAAATCGAACTTTCTGCCTCATAG
- a CDS encoding ABC transporter substrate-binding protein, giving the protein MKKSGVAIISLLMLLSLLGGCAKEKEEKVSSAPLSEKQNITIGISKIVSHPALDAIEKGIQDELTQLGYDNITYDLQNANGEPSTAKQIAVKFKADKVDLAVGIATPTSQALVSTLTGVPIVFSGVTDPVGAGLVPSLDRGGEYTTGYSDMTPVREQIEFLASIMDLKRLGHVYTSGEANAVVLADMAREVCNDLGIEFIESTVTNSAEVKQATQAILGRVDAIYVSTDNTVFSALNSLAETALEKQIPVMSADPTSAETFPVLAAIGFDYYRHGRATGRLIAKILEGADPAEIPTQFMTDPEDLDQLVLNKDVADAVGITFSQDVLDRASVIVENGEIEHK; this is encoded by the coding sequence ATGAAAAAGAGCGGTGTTGCGATCATATCCCTTCTGATGCTGTTATCATTACTTGGAGGATGTGCAAAGGAGAAAGAGGAGAAGGTTTCCTCGGCTCCCCTTTCGGAAAAGCAAAACATTACCATTGGTATTTCAAAGATTGTTTCCCATCCTGCACTTGATGCCATTGAGAAGGGAATACAGGATGAGCTGACGCAGCTCGGTTATGACAATATTACCTATGATTTGCAGAATGCGAATGGAGAACCCAGCACGGCAAAACAGATAGCGGTCAAGTTTAAGGCCGATAAGGTTGACCTTGCGGTCGGTATTGCAACTCCGACAAGTCAGGCTCTGGTTTCGACTCTCACGGGAGTTCCCATCGTCTTTTCCGGGGTTACCGATCCTGTTGGAGCAGGTCTTGTTCCCTCCCTTGATCGGGGTGGCGAATATACCACTGGTTATTCGGATATGACCCCTGTACGTGAACAGATTGAGTTTCTCGCCAGTATTATGGACCTAAAACGGCTTGGACATGTATATACTTCTGGTGAGGCGAATGCCGTGGTATTGGCGGATATGGCCCGGGAAGTTTGTAACGATTTGGGCATTGAATTCATCGAATCTACGGTTACCAATTCGGCGGAAGTCAAGCAGGCGACGCAGGCAATCCTTGGAAGGGTAGATGCTATCTATGTCAGTACCGACAATACCGTATTCTCTGCCCTAAACTCCCTTGCAGAGACCGCCTTGGAAAAACAGATACCGGTTATGTCGGCCGATCCTACATCGGCTGAAACCTTCCCTGTGCTTGCTGCCATCGGTTTCGACTACTATCGTCATGGTCGTGCCACGGGACGGCTTATCGCAAAAATTCTGGAAGGTGCCGATCCTGCAGAAATACCGACTCAGTTTATGACCGACCCGGAGGATTTGGATCAGCTCGTTCTCAATAAGGATGTTGCTGATGCTGTGGGTATCACGTTCTCACAGGATGTACTGGATCGTGCCTCGGTCATAGTAGAGAACGGCGAGATTGAACATAAATAG
- a CDS encoding HAD family hydrolase: MKTSKLFRAVLFDMDGVLVDSERYIAEAAIAMFRQTYNTEVDPKTFLPFVGTGEDNFISGVGKLYNISLTMPRDKERTYEIYEELVHGHLKEINGARAFVYACKRSGLAIAIATSADKRKMMTNLRELGFQQEDFDATVHGAEVKNNKPDPEIYLKAAQKVGIDPGDCLVVEDAVRGIESGKAAGARCLGLTSSFDAKALLAAGADYVAADLEEALKNPPPDLFQALGGFLH, from the coding sequence ATGAAAACAAGTAAATTATTTCGGGCAGTACTTTTCGATATGGATGGAGTGCTTGTCGATTCCGAGCGATACATTGCGGAAGCGGCAATAGCGATGTTTCGCCAAACCTACAACACAGAGGTGGACCCCAAGACTTTTCTGCCCTTTGTCGGAACTGGGGAAGACAATTTCATTTCCGGAGTGGGAAAACTATACAATATCAGCCTCACCATGCCCAGGGACAAAGAGAGGACGTATGAAATCTATGAAGAACTCGTACACGGACACCTAAAAGAGATCAACGGGGCCCGAGCCTTTGTGTATGCTTGCAAAAGGTCAGGACTTGCCATTGCCATTGCGACAAGTGCCGACAAACGGAAGATGATGACCAACCTTAGGGAGCTTGGTTTTCAGCAGGAGGACTTCGATGCCACGGTGCATGGCGCAGAAGTGAAAAACAACAAACCAGATCCCGAAATTTACCTGAAAGCGGCACAAAAGGTGGGGATCGATCCAGGTGATTGCCTGGTTGTGGAAGATGCTGTCAGGGGAATAGAATCGGGAAAGGCCGCAGGGGCACGCTGTCTCGGCCTTACTTCAAGTTTTGATGCCAAAGCCTTGTTGGCTGCCGGTGCCGATTATGTGGCGGCGGACCTTGAGGAAGCCTTAAAGAACCCTCCGCCGGACCTCTTCCAAGCCCTCGGAGGGTTTCTACATTAA
- the trhA gene encoding PAQR family membrane homeostasis protein TrhA: MSVNSWLEQHITLHDHDNRREEAANALTHFLGAILSVGAIIWIFLRIPYFSRRSMITGAFVYVVSMFVLYTASGLYHALPKNNLKRICRILDHANIYFLIAGTYTPIFIFLNSRIGWILLASVWIISALGVLFTLVFWGRYGALHVVFYLAMGWMIVFFWKDIIPFLPSGLIFWILAGGITYSAGVIFYAMKKLPYYHAIWHLFVLGGSILFFIGFAEKLFG, from the coding sequence ATGTCAGTAAACAGTTGGCTGGAACAGCACATAACGCTCCACGACCATGACAATCGTCGGGAAGAAGCGGCGAATGCCCTCACCCATTTTCTCGGCGCCATTCTTTCCGTCGGGGCCATTATCTGGATTTTCCTGCGCATTCCCTACTTTTCCAGGAGATCCATGATTACCGGCGCGTTTGTCTATGTTGTTTCGATGTTTGTTCTCTACACAGCATCGGGACTCTACCATGCACTTCCAAAGAATAATCTGAAGCGGATATGCAGGATCCTTGATCATGCAAATATCTACTTTCTCATTGCGGGAACCTATACGCCCATCTTTATTTTTCTTAATTCGAGGATCGGCTGGATTCTGCTTGCTTCCGTATGGATCATATCCGCTCTCGGTGTCCTTTTTACCCTGGTTTTCTGGGGGCGTTACGGAGCTTTGCACGTTGTTTTTTATCTTGCTATGGGCTGGATGATTGTTTTCTTCTGGAAAGATATCATTCCCTTTCTTCCCAGCGGGCTTATCTTCTGGATTCTTGCCGGGGGCATTACCTACTCCGCTGGCGTTATTTTCTACGCCATGAAGAAGTTGCCATACTACCACGCAATTTGGCACCTTTTTGTTCTCGGCGGCAGTATCTTGTTTTTTATCGGATTTGCAGAAAAATTGTTTGGGTAG
- a CDS encoding response regulator, translating to MAKLLIIDDSFVARMMIRKVLESADHEVLEASDGNEGMILIEEKKPDAVLLDLLMPGESGEAVLLRLRKHFPSLPVIVLSADIQETTRERCIRSGANGFVSKPPHPDTLLPAVAMLFQSTR from the coding sequence ATGGCAAAGTTACTGATAATCGACGACTCTTTTGTGGCACGTATGATGATTCGGAAGGTCCTTGAATCTGCCGATCACGAGGTGTTGGAAGCTTCTGATGGTAACGAGGGCATGATTTTGATAGAAGAAAAGAAGCCGGATGCGGTTCTCCTGGATCTTCTTATGCCGGGGGAGTCAGGTGAAGCGGTCCTTTTGAGACTTCGGAAACATTTTCCTTCCCTCCCGGTGATTGTCCTCTCTGCTGATATCCAGGAAACTACTCGGGAACGTTGTATACGATCGGGGGCCAATGGATTTGTCAGTAAGCCTCCTCATCCCGATACCCTTCTTCCTGCTGTTGCCATGCTTTTTCAGTCGACGAGGTAG
- a CDS encoding AMP-dependent synthetase/ligase gives MLQIEKYIADWPDIEFPNFIAWLEESEKQWSGREALRYRRGNERNFTVWTYRHLAEEARRIARGLLDLGLEKGDRVALWSENRPEWCAIWLGSVIAGLVIVPIDFLLHDHECKNIIDFAEPKVVFLPSRKKILADMFADTAFRPKRFVLIDDDYLLFGQGAENHRLPKSCDILPDDPASLIFTSGTTGLAKGVMLSHHGIIANANASILALPIYKDDVFMTILPLHHTYPTTCSFISPLSVGASCTIVEKLVGKKIIADVKDSGGTIMIAVPLLYDKVKAAIAQGFNALPAPLRTLLSRLQCLSLRFVQRGNRNFGKRLFFGLRKRIGLSSVRLMVAGGGPLNGETADFFDSLGFYIVQGYGMSENGPLITTNTMKYKNNKSAGLAVKYTTIKIVDQNEEGVGEICVTSPSLMLGYFKNPETTEQMFTSDGYLKTGDLGYRDHDGFLFITGRKKNLIVTMGGKNIYPEEIEVQFEQSRIVAEILVLGRKSEEHGGEEVFAAIVPGYEYIAETFPEIAGQREAIRALVKKEVEQVNRGLESYKKISDFILRDEPFEKTSSQKIKRYLYREYEMTTSNGD, from the coding sequence ATGTTGCAGATTGAGAAGTATATTGCGGATTGGCCTGACATCGAGTTTCCCAATTTCATTGCCTGGCTTGAGGAAAGCGAAAAACAGTGGTCAGGAAGAGAGGCTCTCAGATACCGAAGAGGCAACGAACGAAATTTTACTGTCTGGACCTATCGACATCTTGCAGAAGAAGCGAGAAGAATCGCACGAGGGCTTTTGGATTTGGGACTCGAAAAAGGCGACCGGGTTGCCTTATGGTCGGAAAATCGTCCCGAATGGTGTGCCATATGGCTTGGAAGCGTGATAGCGGGACTTGTCATCGTTCCCATCGATTTTCTATTGCATGATCATGAGTGCAAAAATATCATCGATTTCGCCGAGCCGAAAGTGGTATTCCTCCCCTCCCGAAAAAAAATATTGGCAGATATGTTCGCGGATACGGCCTTTCGGCCCAAGCGATTTGTCCTTATCGACGATGATTATCTTCTTTTTGGACAGGGGGCTGAAAATCATCGATTACCCAAGTCCTGCGATATTCTCCCTGATGATCCCGCTTCCCTTATTTTCACCTCCGGTACCACAGGATTGGCAAAGGGGGTCATGCTCAGTCACCACGGCATCATTGCCAACGCAAACGCCTCTATACTTGCTCTTCCAATATATAAAGATGATGTTTTCATGACGATACTTCCCCTCCACCACACCTATCCCACAACCTGTTCCTTTATTTCCCCCCTTTCGGTTGGGGCTTCCTGTACCATTGTTGAAAAACTGGTCGGTAAGAAAATTATTGCGGATGTCAAAGATTCGGGGGGAACCATCATGATTGCGGTTCCTCTTCTCTATGATAAAGTAAAGGCCGCCATCGCCCAAGGTTTCAATGCCCTTCCCGCTCCCCTAAGGACACTGCTTTCTCGGTTACAATGCCTTTCTCTTCGCTTTGTCCAAAGGGGAAATCGTAATTTTGGAAAGCGGCTGTTCTTCGGACTGAGAAAGCGCATAGGCCTTTCGTCGGTCAGATTGATGGTGGCAGGAGGGGGGCCTTTGAACGGAGAGACCGCCGATTTCTTCGATTCCCTCGGATTCTATATCGTCCAAGGCTATGGAATGAGTGAAAATGGGCCCTTGATCACGACCAACACCATGAAATATAAGAACAATAAATCGGCAGGCTTGGCTGTCAAGTATACAACGATAAAGATAGTGGATCAGAATGAGGAGGGAGTTGGAGAAATCTGCGTAACATCGCCCTCACTTATGCTTGGGTACTTTAAAAATCCCGAAACAACTGAGCAGATGTTCACGTCGGACGGCTATTTGAAAACTGGAGATTTGGGCTATCGTGACCACGATGGTTTTCTATTCATTACCGGTCGAAAGAAAAATCTTATTGTAACTATGGGCGGAAAAAATATCTATCCGGAAGAGATTGAGGTGCAATTCGAACAGTCGCGTATAGTCGCGGAGATTCTCGTGCTGGGCCGGAAAAGCGAGGAACACGGGGGAGAAGAGGTCTTTGCAGCCATTGTTCCAGGCTATGAATACATTGCAGAGACCTTTCCTGAAATCGCAGGGCAGCGGGAAGCCATCAGAGCGTTGGTGAAAAAAGAGGTTGAACAGGTCAACAGAGGCCTTGAGTCCTACAAAAAGATATCCGACTTTATATTGAGAGACGAGCCTTTTGAGAAAACATCTTCACAAAAAATAAAACGCTACCTCTATCGAGAATATGAGATGACAACGAGTAACGGCGATTAG